The window AAACGCCACTACCCGTTCTGGGAATTGTCTTTGCACCCAACCAATACTCCCATCCATTATCCAGAACGCCAGGAACACGGCTGATGTCGCTGCCGGCCTGCACCATGCGAGTGGTAGTCGGGTCAATCACGGCCACTCCACCCCATTGATCCTCTCCCgtttcctccagctcttccacgGAAGAGGGAGCTACCTGTCCAACGCGGAACCATGCGACACCAACTTTGCGTGCTCCTGCAGTATCAGCATCACCCACTTGGCCTAACCGGTTAGtgatgtcttcttcttggttcACAGCATCACCGCCAGCAGTTCCAAAGACTGCCCTTCCAAGTCCCTCATCTACACTGATGCCGACTAGATCACCACTCTTCAGGATTCGTCGGCGCGATTCGAAGTACTGCTTGAGTCCGGCGAATAATGCTGGTTGCAGGACCCGATCCATAGAAAGAGGTGTAGATACTTTCATGAGAGTAACTTCCTTGGCTAAGGGTGGATTTTTGGTGGTTGCATTCTTCATGTGGTGGTGCAAAAGACCAGCTTTCGAATGCCCATTGGCAGAGGCAAACGTCATGGGAGAGATCCGGAGATATTTGGGGTTTTCAATGttgccgaggaggagcggaGGAACAAAGACGGAGGGGGTCAAGCGCGCAGGCTGTAGCTGGGAGATGCTTGACCGGCGGTCCCCAGCGTGATTGATGGCATACCGAGGTTTTGAGGAAGGAAGACCGGCAAGGCCAAAGATCTTGACCGGACGCCAGTCACCAGAATCCTCGGGGCTTTCATTGAAGCTCCCAAATTTCAGCGATGCGAACATGTTCATCTGGGGCTCCTCGGACGCTTCGATCCTCACCCAATCACCAGAGAAACAGCCGATCTTGGCGAGGGTACTGATATCCACAAACACAAACGAGTCCACGTCCTCATCGTCTCGcgggcgaggatgaagcaCCTCGTTGGGAACTTGCTGCAACAGTCCTTCCACCTTGAAGACTTttcctccgccacggccggGCCGCATGGTGGCCGAGGTGAAATTCGACGCAACTGAGCCGGGGGTATGGACGCCGTCTACTCTTCGGCCGCCTGCACGAGGGGTAGCGGAAGTAATAGAAGACAGGACGCCCGAGGGCGGCTGGGGCAATTCCGGGGCCGTGAGAGAGATCATGTCCTCCAGAGACTCATCGGATGAATCACTCATGGAACCCGCCGAGCCTTCCGTCTCTGAATCGTCCGCGGCGGATGTGCTCTCCATCTCTGTAGTCTCGCCGGGCTTGTCTTCCGCAGCCGAATAGAATGCTTCATTGGAAGTGTCATCcgcctcatcttcggccacTTGCTTGAGCAGAGCCGATCTCGGGGGCAGCAACTGTTGCGGGCGGTTGCCCTGAGGGCGCGCTTGAACTAGCACAACTTTGGTCGTCGGCATCAAAAGACCTTGCGACACCGGCTCACAGAATGAAATGCGCgcgggcggtggtggcgcGTAGGTAATAGGGTGTGGTGGTAGCGGAAGCGGAAGCACATCTCCCGCGTGCACGATACGCTGAGCCCCAAGCGCCTCGCGCACAGCAGCCGTCAGACGCTGCTCAATGTCCGCCGCAGCCCTTTTGGAAAACTTCTTCGCGTCGGCCGTCCTTCCCGTCTTCGGCCAGAGTCCATTCGGTCCCTGGGTAGACTTGAATCCCCCACCAAACTTGCTCTGCACATCGTCGTGATTGCGCAGAAGGTGTCGCTCTACAGTCACAAAGATTGTATCCAGGTGAAGCGGGGCGACATCGAGGATGCGAATCTCGACGGTGCGGTGCGCTTGCAACGAGTTGCGCGAGGCATCCAGCTTCCCCAGCGCCTGGAGGAACGATTGGAGCGAGTCGGCCGAGTCTGGGAACAAAATCGTCGAGTGGGATATGGGTGCGTGCGATCGCGGGGTGGTTTGGATGCGGACGGGCAGAATCGTCCAGGTCTGCTCCTCCACGGTAGTGTAATTCGGGGTGTGCGGGGAAATGGCAACGTAGAGGACTCCATCGTCGGTCACTGAGCGTACTTCCAGTCAGGGGGGTTTATCGTTACCGAAAAGGGTCCGCCACTTACCTTGAAGATCGCGCTGCTGGAAGAGGTCGTTGGCGAGGTCCTCGGATAGGACGCCGACGTTGCCACGCAGCTGCGCGTCCAGCACGAGGCGCGCTGATATCGGGCCCTTGTTGCGCAATCGCGTTGTGCCCGCCTTCCGTCTCCGTTGTCTGGGCTGATGGGAGCCCTGACCGTAGTGCTCGTGGTCCATGGCCGGGTGTGGTGGCTTCTCCGACCGACTTGCCGGCGGAAAAGAACGAGCACGGTTgatcgggtggtggtgatggagggtCAGGGGAGAggcggaggggaggaggaaagaCGCAGATGATCAACAAATGCAGCTCATGGACGACTAAGCTAGGGTTCGCAGGTAGAGGGAGAGGAAATGCGCCGACTGAGAGAGTTTCCCCCGGATTGTGCAACTCGGCACCGCCCGCTGCCCGAAGCCGAGGTCCAGTACAACAGAAGGTAACTAACTATGCCAGGACTCATTACTTCGGTATACCCATCATTGTTTTTATTGACAATTGTCGTAAAGTCGGCAATTCATTTTCATATACATTGTTTCTATTTCGCAGAATTATAAGGAGTTGCGTGCCTCGctgacggcgctggtggCCCGTGTGACATGCCTGTGATCTCGGCATCGGTAGATCTGGACGAACAGAACGACAGCTTCAAAGTCATGGCTAGGGGTGATTTTGCTTGTCCTAGGGTTTGAGAATGGGTTGCAATTTGCACAGTCTAGTTAATTCAAACCCACGTTTGTCCAATCGGGATAAAGCGATTATATATCTTGGTAGGGTCCGAGTATAAAAGACCAACTGACCAGGCATTCTACCGATATTCCTTTCCTGCATTACCATTTAGACCAAGATTACACAACACCCCACACTAGAGAGCTCCCGAAGGTGTCTACGAAGATGTCTGCTGCCGAAATGACTTGTGCTGCCAAGATAGCAACGGCGAGAGAAACGATGGCTTTCATGGTAGCAAGTCACGTAAATCATCTCATATACATCAATCTCTACAAGAATCTCCACGCCAAGTTTAACCGTGTCTTTCTTATTGAACCTGCTGTAGCGACAGCGACCCCTTCCCCCGACAATGCGTCTTCTAAGACTCAATAATGCTGGAAGACCGGTGTTCGTATTCACGTATGGCCAGCCTATTATGGCCCGTGGGTGATGTGCCACAAGGCATGCAGCTCGTATTTAGAGTTATTATTGAGCAGAGGAAAGAGGGCATGCTCATGCGATTGCTGACCAGGTGATTGATTCCAGATGCCACAATCATTTGTAGGTCATGGTAGGAGTAGTCATAATGAGTGATGCGAGTGTATTTGGCCGCACCACCTGAGATTTATTGGGTATGTACGTAGTGGTCTCTTTCGGACGGCATCATAGCTTCCAGCGATATGGTATAGTCCATCGATCCACCCAATAGTAGTCACAATAAGGAAGCTAAGCCAACTTGAGCTTCAAGATGCGAAGGGTAGATCCACTCCCTACATAAGGCGGACGCATATCTGGTCCAGGGCCACGGTAATCACATTGGACACTGTCTTACTCGTTCTTCATTACAGCGGATCATTTCTATTCTTCCCGCTCTCCTACGCCCTGCCGATCAATCAAGGTAGAGCAATTCCTTCGTTGGTGCTAGAGCGACTGGAAAAATGGCAGCCTGAGACCAAGAATAGAACACTCAGGCATCCAGATAAGAGTGCGGGATTTTCTCCGCCAATGGTGATCGACAACCTGGGGCCTTTGGTTCGGGCCCTGAACGCAGTACGTACCTCACTCAACCcgaagggaaaagaaaaaggacaGAAAATCTCctgaaaagaaaagatcgATCATGATTAAATAAAAGGCAAGGAACTGAGTCCAGCCGATCGGCACCCTTGCCCGTGTTACAGTGCAGGAGGGCTGTGTAGATGGGGCTGTGTGGCGGAGTCCCCTGTTGGGAGAAAATCGGGAAGACAGAGCAAAGGAAGCAGATGGAACGGAGCAACTCATCCGGCCGGTCCGGAAGGGTCTTCCACTCGTATTCGGAGGAATGATGGGACTCTAGGCAGAGAGCTGACGCCGTGGATGCCTAGAGCGAGTGAGGCTCTGCTGGCGGTGACGGCGTATTACCAGGATCCAGCCCGGGGGTCGTGTAAGAATGGGTAACGAGGTAATGCCCAAACACCCTCCGGCCAATCACCGTCTCCCAGGACATCCCCTTCCAGCCTAGTGCGAGTCGTCTATCAGGCAGACACTTGCGTGGTCGCCAACGCCGATTCTCCTGTCCTTCCCtgttctccatctctctctccactGTTTCCTGCCCTTGAATAAGTGCGAGAGTCTTGGATGTCCTGAGGCCTCGTTTGCTGCCGTTGGAAGACActtctttgatctcgctCGGCTTTGTGTTGTCGAGTGTGGCCCTATCGGCGGATCCTGTTCCACGCCTAGAGGGTTTATCATCATCGTTTGTCGACCATCCGACACGCCCGTTCCATCGTGGTCGATTCATCCATCTTGACCAGCATCCAGTTTGGCGTTGTATGCCCAGTCACTCGAAGAATCTGCGACCGTCTCATTTCAAACCAACGTGAGAATCCATCGCCACATTCTGTTATcagcctcgatctcatcGCCTAGAGATCATCCACTTTTTTTCGACGAGCACGGCGGTATATATAGACCAACCGTCAGACCGATCGGAGTGACTCGCTCTGCCGATCGCCCGTTTTCGAATCATCCAGACATCCAGCCATTTCCCGTGAGTCATACGCCCAGGCCAATCAGTCGTGACAGCCTGTTCATTCCATCCGCGATCTGCCGCTAACTCCCATGTCTGCGTAGACCTGGCGCAGCTATGACCGCCTCTGTCGTTGAAACAGCCCGGGTGAACCCCCGCAGGCGGCCGGTCTTAAACACCGACGCTGCCCCCTCGTCCGAGGGTCTCTCCGGCCCATCCAAGATGCGCTTGCAAAAAGGAGAAACCTTTCACTCGCCGACGACCCCTCCTGCCGATGACCGTGATCCGGTAATGAGTGTGCGCTCGCTGCCTCGTCGCTCCCCAACATCT of the Penicillium psychrofluorescens genome assembly, chromosome: 1 genome contains:
- a CDS encoding uncharacterized protein (ID:PFLUO_000322-T1.cds;~source:funannotate); this translates as MDHEHYGQGSHQPRQRRRKAGTTRLRNKGPISARLVLDAQLRGNVGVLSEDLANDLFQQRDLQVTDDGVLYVAISPHTPNYTTVEEQTWTILPVRIQTTPRSHAPISHSTILFPDSADSLQSFLQALGKLDASRNSLQAHRTVEIRILDVAPLHLDTIFVTVERHLLRNHDDVQSKFGGGFKSTQGPNGLWPKTGRTADAKKFSKRAAADIEQRLTAAVREALGAQRIVHAGDVLPLPLPPHPITYAPPPPARISFCEPVSQGLLMPTTKVVLVQARPQGNRPQQLLPPRSALLKQVAEDEADDTSNEAFYSAAEDKPGETTEMESTSAADDSETEGSAGSMSDSSDESLEDMISLTAPELPQPPSGVLSSITSATPRAGGRRVDGVHTPGSVASNFTSATMRPGRGGGKVFKVEGLLQQVPNEVLHPRPRDDEDVDSFVFVDISTLAKIGCFSGDWVRIEASEEPQMNMFASLKFGSFNESPEDSGDWRPVKIFGLAGLPSSKPRYAINHAGDRRSSISQLQPARLTPSVFVPPLLLGNIENPKYLRISPMTFASANGHSKAGLLHHHMKNATTKNPPLAKEVTLMKVSTPLSMDRVLQPALFAGLKQYFESRRRILKSGDLVGISVDEGLGRAVFGTAGGDAVNQEEDITNRLGQVGDADTAGARKVGVAWFRVGQVAPSSVEELEETGEDQWGGVAVIDPTTTRMVQAGSDISRVPGVLDNGWEYWLGAKTIPRTGSGVSPAHGIISDPPHAFIPPLQERIRDLMAAATSPRAIQLGMKPVVILLQSQQRHIGKATVATRSCADIGLHTFPIDAYDILTEGGANGGDVKTEAYLKARAERAFHCGANCTALLIKHIEVLTADRMVTAMTDIVNDARVIIATTTDVEQIPEGIRSMFTHEFEMGAPEEKEREGILRNAVAERGINLSADVDLGTVALKTAALVAGDLVDVVERAAGARTARLEQLAANASMQLSGIEVCVRDVLLAGGDGARGVNRADFDAAVEAARKNFADSIGAPKIPNVSWDDVGGLTNVKDALIETIQLPLERPELFAKGMKKRSGILFYGPPGTGKTLLAKAIATEFSLNFFSVKGPELLNMYIGESEANVRRVFQRARDARPCVVFFDELDSVAPKRGNQGDSGGVMDRIVSQLLAELDGMNGGEENSGGVFVIGATNRPDLLDSALLRPGRFDKMLYLGVSDTHHKQATILEALTRKFALHPGVSLDRVAERLPLTYTGADLYALCSDAMLKAITRKATAVDEKIKRLPDGPVSTAYFFDYLATPDDVAVMVEEEDFFLAETELVPSVSAKELEHFERIRQSFESVDKQKQDSNAAAPQTVAEAMEAFNLGSHPSAEQPLTMNGDVSPTPAGSIHGRLKGLKQWPGSLARNASGHSAAGNKGKGKSVAGKKAKGPQGGPGSDSSLENFKATGSVNGSGLARKYGTVDGDDDMEDGVVDDEDEDEDDYIVRTDHLANPMEDVE